A segment of the Chloroflexota bacterium genome:
TATGCTCTTCCAGAAAGACGCTTAAAACGCGCGCCGGGCTGAGAGCTTTGGCAATATACGCTTGGGGATCCGAGTTCCACTCAATGACATCGATTTTCTCATCACTTAGCTCGCGCACAATGGTTTGAATACGCACACCGCGGATGCCGACACAGGCTCCAACCGGGTCTACGCCGGGCTGGAGTGCCGCCACAGCTACTTTTGAACGTTGGCCTGGTTCGCGCGAGATGGAGCGAATTTCTACCAGCCCCTGGTAAATTTCTGGAACTTCATTTTCAAGTAAACGTCGCAAAAAATCGGGATGAGCGCGCGATAGAATGATCTTTGGTCCGCGGTTGGAATCTTGTACTTCAAGCAAGAGCGCACGCACCCGATCGTGAACGCGGAAGAATTCGCGTGGAATTTGGTGGCGGCGCGGCATTATCCCCTCGGCTTTTAAATCCAGCCCCAGGCTGATTTGTTTGGCATTGATGGCTTGCACAACGCCACTAATAACATCGCCAGCCTGATTAGCATAATAAGCGTGCTGGGCATCTCGCTCTGCTTCGCGAATGCGTTGTTGAATTACCTGACGAGCTGTTTGGGCAGCCACGCGCCCGAAATCAGTCGGGGTGCTTTCCACAATGACCATATCGCCATATTCAGCTTCAGGATTTACCTCTTTTGCTTCTGCCAGAATGACCTCGGTGCGGTCGTCTTGAACTTCGTCAACGACCTCTTTTTCCGCGGAAATCGAAACCGCGCCGGTAATCGGATCAATTTTTGCCTCAACATGCTGCGCGGTAGAAGCGCGAACGGCGCGTCGGTACGCAGATACCATCGCATCCTCAATAGCAGCTATAACAACATCCTGGGGTAACCCTCGATCATCGAGGACTTGTTTTAAGGCCAGAGCAAAATCATTCTTCATATCTCTATATCTCCATCAATAACTGGGTGGTTGTCTATCAGACACAAAGAAAAGTGGGGGTTGCCCACTTTTCGCTGACAGCAGTATTGCTACCACCCTATAGCGTCAAAATTCTAGCACGCTTTGTTATTTGTGGCAAGACTGTGAGCGTAAAAATTAGCACGATTGATTTGATATTGTCTCAGTATATGGCAAAAATCTGAGTTAATTATTTGCTACGATCAATTGATCGCGCAGGCGAATTTCTTCTTCCACGGAGGTGATTTTCTCATCCAACCAGGCGCTGCGCAGGTCTTCGAGAATTTGTGCGTAAACCGGTCCAGGAGCCAGCCCCATTTCTTTGAGATCGTGACCTGTGGTAACAGGCTTGATCTCTCGCCATTTTTGTGCGAATTGGAATAGGCACTGACGCACTTTCTCGTCGTTGGTTGCATGGTAGAGGCCGTAAATTGCCAGTGGTGGGGTTTTTGCACAACGCCGGGTAATTTCACTGGGTTCTTGGTCTACAAGGTTGGGGAGATCGTGCCAGATGAAACACGCCGCGCGGATGGTTCCGGTGAGGGCGGCAGGTAATTTCAAACGTTTAATCACGCCCTGAATGCGGTAGATGGGGGTGGGAATCAGCCACAGGATGTAGGCTAAAGCTCGTTTCAGGCGCGCCCCTTCCATGTCTGGTGAGAGATTCCAGATCGAGTCTGGTGTATGTGCCTCGAGGGTAGAAATTTGCCTGGCAATTTCAGGATTCCACTTTAGGTCTTTGTGGATTTCACTGAGCAAGTCGAGTTCGTTTAAGCGATCCAGCATTTGGATGGCATTTTCCTCATCGAGAATATTGTCCAGTTCATGCCGGATGCGGTCGCCAGAGATGCGGTTCATCAGTGAGCGTGCTTCTAGTAAGAGTTGATAGCTGCGCTCGCTGATGGCGAAGTTATAGCGTTTTTCGTAACGCACTGCGCGCAAAATGCGTGTGGGGTCATCGACAAACGAAAGCGAGTGCAGTACGCGGATTTTTTCGTCTTGCAGATCATTCAGGCCGCCCCAGTAATCATGGAGTTCGCCGTAATGATGTCCATCGAGACGCAGTGCCAGCGTATTGATGGTGAAATCGCGGCGGTGCAGATCGAGCTTGATGCTGCCGCGTTCCACGGTGGGTAGCGCGGTGGGGTGGGTGTAAAACTCCGTGCGTGCAGAGATGAAATCGAGCGAGGCAGGCAGGTTGCCTTGTTGGAGGGTGCTTTCTTCTAGCAGCCATTTGGCCGTGCCAAAGCGTTTATGTGTGGTAACACGCCCGCCAAATTGATTACCTAGCGCCTGTGCCAATTCAATCGCGTCGCCTTCCACGACCAGATCAAAATCGAGGCTGGGGCGGTTGAGCAACAGGTCGCGCACAAAACCACCAACAATGAAGAGTGCGGCGTTCTGGCTTTTGGCCGTTTCGGCAATCATATGGAGTAAATCTAATCGCTCTGGGGGCAATGCTTGGTTGAGTTTTTCGTTCAGGTTGCGCGGCGCGGCGCGGGTGGGTTTGGTGGTGAGTATTTTGAGTAAATCGGTACGGGTGACGATACCGATAATCTGATGGCTGCCACGCTCGACGACCGGGATTTGACCCCAATCGGTATCCGTCATAATGTTTTGGAGATATTCGATGGAATGATCGGGATGAACGTGTGTATTACCAGCTTTCATCAGACTCGATGCAGGCAGGTTGAGCTTGTGTGAAAGAGCGCGGTCCACGGCGCGGCGGGTGAGTAAACCTACGATGGTATTATTCTCGACTACCGGATAGCCTTCGTAACCGTAACGCTGCATACGCTGGGAGGCTGCTTCTACCGGGGTGTCGGGTGTGAGTACTTGTGGCGCGCTCGACATAATTTCGCCAACCGTCACAGACGGTTGGACGTGGTGGGGTAAGATGGTCTTGAGTTCAGCATATACATCTTCGAGAGTACGATTCTTAATCAACCCTGCGGCAGCGCGGGGATGCCCGCCGCCGCCGAAATGCGCAGCAATTTGGGCCACATCGATATTATCGCTGGTAGAGCGGCAGATCAGTTGTACGCCCCCGCGGGTCTGGATGACTAAAATCAATGCTTCGGGGTCGAGCAGATCGCGTAGTTTATGGGCAATTGTGGAGAGTTCCTCTTCGGATTCCTGCGCGTCACCGGTAGCCAGCAATACAGCCAATCCATGAACATCCATGCTTTCTGCGTTCGCTTGCAAGCTGCGGTAAATGGCTTGCTGTTCTAATGAGAGCGGATGGTTGAGAAAATCATTCGCGATCGATAAATTGGCGCCTTCTTCCAGCAGATAAGCCGCGGCGTGCACATCGCGCGGAGTGGTGCGGCTATATGTTAAAGAGCCGGTATCCTCATAGATGCCCAGAAGCAACAGCGTTGCTTGAACCATGTTGAGATGCTGACACCTTTCTTGAATGGCCTCAACGAAAATAGTCGTATTGGCTCCGGTCTGATCAGAGATGAACTCCCACTCCGGGGGGAGATTCGGCTTGGGGTTGTGGTGGTCCACTACCTTGATGTGTGTCTCACCCCCCATGCCTTTTACACTGACCAAAGACTGCGTATCCACGAGGGTAATCATCTCGATAGGCTCACCTGGCATATCGCGCGGATCAATAAAAGGGAGTTCGGCGCCATAGAGCGTGAGAAAACCGCGCACATTGCGATTGATGCGCCGTGGCAGCACCGGGATAGCATTTTCGTCGATCAAATTTGCTCCCAGCAGGGAGGCGATGCCGTCGAAATCGGTTTGTTCGTGGGTAAGAATAATCCGCATAATGTGCTTATTGTACTGTATTTCTATGAGGAAACCAGGAGGCTATGAGATTTTCGATGTTTTCTCACCAAGCTGTGAAAACCATAAGTTTTTGAGAAGATACGAATCTCCGGTATAATTTGCGTTTATGGATATTCGTGAACTTACGGAACATATGCACAATTTTGTGCGTGCCAAAGCCTGGTATGAAGCCGACAGCCCGCGCCCGCAGACGTTGCGGAATTTGGCGATTTCGCTAAACCTCGAAGCGGCGGAAGTCTTAGAATATTTCCAATGGGATGAGCAAGCTGAGAACCTGAATGGGCTGGCCGATGAATTAGCCGATGTGGCTTTGTATCTGCTGCAAATTGCGAGTATTGCAGAGATTGATATTGAACAAGCTATGCTGGCGAAGCTAGAACGAAATTACAAGCGAGACTGGTAGATGAAACGAATTACAGTTTTTGGTGGATCAAAACCGAAACCGGGCGAACCGGCCTATCAGCAAGCATATATTCTCGGGCAACTGCTTGGTGGGCAAGGGCATACTGTCCTCACCGGAGGCTATATTGGCACGATGGAAGCCGTTTCGCGTGGCGCGGCAGAAAGAGGCGCGCATGTTATCGGTGTGACCTGTGATGAGATTGAAGCCTGGCGGCCAGTAAAGCCCAATCCGTGGGTGCTGGAAGAGATGCGCTATCCAACCTTACGCCAGCGCCTTTACGCGCTGATTGACGCATGTGACGCTGCGATTGCCTTGCCCGGTGGGATTGGCACATTAGCGGAAATCGCTGCCATGTGGTCTCAGCTACAAACCGGGGCTTCTGCGCGGCGTCCCCTACTGTTAATTGGAGCCGGTTGGCAAGTTGTTTTCGAACGCATGGCAGAAACGCTTGGCGCATATATGGCCGAAAAAGATCGTCAATTGATTACATACGCTATTGATGAGTATCAGGCAATTGATTTTTTGCCAACATTATTTGAATAAATCTTATGCCTGCTATTCAACCTGTGCGACTTTCTGCTCAAATTGATGAGTTGGTGTCAACATTTGATGACCCCTTGGCTTTTTCACGCGCCATGCACGCATTGTTAAATTTCTATGCCGATCGCACTTTGCGTTCCAGCCAGGTGATCGAAGCGGCGCCCTTGCTTCACAGTTATCGGATAGCACCGCCCGTAATGCGCCAGATTGAAAAG
Coding sequences within it:
- a CDS encoding CBS domain-containing protein; this translates as MRIILTHEQTDFDGIASLLGANLIDENAIPVLPRRINRNVRGFLTLYGAELPFIDPRDMPGEPIEMITLVDTQSLVSVKGMGGETHIKVVDHHNPKPNLPPEWEFISDQTGANTTIFVEAIQERCQHLNMVQATLLLLGIYEDTGSLTYSRTTPRDVHAAAYLLEEGANLSIANDFLNHPLSLEQQAIYRSLQANAESMDVHGLAVLLATGDAQESEEELSTIAHKLRDLLDPEALILVIQTRGGVQLICRSTSDNIDVAQIAAHFGGGGHPRAAAGLIKNRTLEDVYAELKTILPHHVQPSVTVGEIMSSAPQVLTPDTPVEAASQRMQRYGYEGYPVVENNTIVGLLTRRAVDRALSHKLNLPASSLMKAGNTHVHPDHSIEYLQNIMTDTDWGQIPVVERGSHQIIGIVTRTDLLKILTTKPTRAAPRNLNEKLNQALPPERLDLLHMIAETAKSQNAALFIVGGFVRDLLLNRPSLDFDLVVEGDAIELAQALGNQFGGRVTTHKRFGTAKWLLEESTLQQGNLPASLDFISARTEFYTHPTALPTVERGSIKLDLHRRDFTINTLALRLDGHHYGELHDYWGGLNDLQDEKIRVLHSLSFVDDPTRILRAVRYEKRYNFAISERSYQLLLEARSLMNRISGDRIRHELDNILDEENAIQMLDRLNELDLLSEIHKDLKWNPEIARQISTLEAHTPDSIWNLSPDMEGARLKRALAYILWLIPTPIYRIQGVIKRLKLPAALTGTIRAACFIWHDLPNLVDQEPSEITRRCAKTPPLAIYGLYHATNDEKVRQCLFQFAQKWREIKPVTTGHDLKEMGLAPGPVYAQILEDLRSAWLDEKITSVEEEIRLRDQLIVANN
- a CDS encoding nucleotide pyrophosphohydrolase, with product MDIRELTEHMHNFVRAKAWYEADSPRPQTLRNLAISLNLEAAEVLEYFQWDEQAENLNGLADELADVALYLLQIASIAEIDIEQAMLAKLERNYKRDW
- a CDS encoding LOG family protein is translated as MKRITVFGGSKPKPGEPAYQQAYILGQLLGGQGHTVLTGGYIGTMEAVSRGAAERGAHVIGVTCDEIEAWRPVKPNPWVLEEMRYPTLRQRLYALIDACDAAIALPGGIGTLAEIAAMWSQLQTGASARRPLLLIGAGWQVVFERMAETLGAYMAEKDRQLITYAIDEYQAIDFLPTLFE